The Oncorhynchus mykiss isolate Arlee chromosome 20, USDA_OmykA_1.1, whole genome shotgun sequence genome includes a region encoding these proteins:
- the LOC110499507 gene encoding nucleolar and coiled-body phosphoprotein 1 isoform X5 yields MAEQNSVPSDLYKHVYSFLLENKFTKAAQHFIKQAKVPPQNEKHDAGLLDIFNFWVKSPESKKRKALPNGPGTSDRPSAKKAKTAESSSEESSSEEEEAAAPAKATPTATAAESSSSDGSSDEEAAAKKPAAAKAPVKTPVAAAAKASVKTPVAAAAKAPVKTPVAAAARKKDSSSSSESSEDEAPAKSPVAKGKAAAATPKAGTTAKAAAQKKAETSSSEDSSSEDEAPAKTPPAKTPGPVKTPPAKTPAKAAESSSDDSSSDEEETPPSKKAKPGEYSAVPPPGAAVKKALAPTVARKAKKDRSSDSREEEVSAVPVKSTPAKTVTPKPAAAAKKAESSSESSDSSSEDEEAKKAPAKAAPAKAAPAKAAPAKAAPAKAAPAEDSSSDSSSEDEEEVTVKVAPAKATPTGTPGKAAESSSDSSSEDEKEAKKPVAKATPAKATPAKATPAKAAPAKKADSSSSDSDSSSEDEAPAKPATATKKPAAATNKPATATKKPAATPKVPAKAAAATKKHAATPKVPAKAAAESSSDSDSSSEDEAPAKKATPAPVTKPASKPASPVVKPAAAESSSDSDSSEDEAPAKKATPAPVSKPASKPASKPASKPASPVVKPAAAESSSDSDSSSEDEAPAKKATPAPVSKPASKPASKPASNPATPVVKPAAAESSSDSDSSEDEAPAKKATPAPVSKPASKPASKPASPVVKPAAAESSSDSDSSEDEAPAKKATPAPVTKPASKPASKPASKPATPVVNKLAPTKAVAESSSDSDSDSSEDEVAAAKKTTKPTAAAKTPASAKTPASAKTPASAKTPASAKTPASAKTPASAKAAESSSSDDSSSDEEEASTKKAATPASTKAATPASTKKAATPASTKKAATPASTKKAATPKASSTPAAKATTPAKAAESSSSQDSSSEEEEAKAPAAVTTPITNGKRKGDGEDSSSEREEEEEEEEEEVTTPKNQKVLPAPQTYPKVSKKINVPFRRIVEEEIEVDNRLADNSFDAKRGSDGDWGQRANDVLRFTKGKSFRHEKTKKKRGSYRGGAISQSVNSIRFDSD; encoded by the exons ATGGCAGAACAAAATTCAGTGCCGAGTGATCTTTACAAGCATGTATATTCATTTCTACTAGAGAACAAGTTTACCAAGGCTGCTCAACACTTCATCAAACAAGCTAAAGTG CCACCCCAGAATGAGAAACACGATGCCGGTCTGCTTGACATATTCAACTTCTGGGTGAA GTCTCCTGAATCTAAGAAACGGAAGGCGCTGCCCAACGGTCCTGGAACAAGTGACAGGCCGTCTGCTAAGAAGGCAAAGACTGCGGAGAGCTCCAGTGAGGAGTCGagcagtgaggaggaggaagctGCGGCGCCTGCCAAGGCCACACCCACAG CTACGGCGGCCGAGTCCAGCAGCAGCGACGGGTCCAGCGACGAGGAGGCCGCAGCGAAG AAGCCTGCAGCAGCCAAAGCCCCAGTGAAGACCCCTGTCGCTGCAGCAGCCAAAGCCTCAGTGAAGACCCCTGTCGCTGCAGCAGCCAAAGCCCCAGTGAAGACCCCTGTCGCTGCAGCAGCCAGGAAAAAGGACTCCAGCTCGAGCAGTGAGTCATCTGAAGATGAGGCTCCAGCTAAATCCCCTGTGGCTA aaggaaaagctgcaGCCGCGACCCCTAAGGCAGGGACGACCGCCAAAGCAGCAGCTCAGAAGAAGGCTGAGACCAGCAGCAGTGAGGACAGCTCCAGTGAAGACGAAGCTCCCGCTAAG ACCCCTCCGGCTAAGACCCCTGGTCCCGTCAAGACCCCTCCAGCTAAGACCCCTGCTAAGGCAGCCGAGTCTAGCAGCGATGACTcttcttcagatgaagaggagactCCTCCCAGCAAGAAGGCCAAACCAG gtgaataCAGTGCAGTTCCACCCCCTGGAGCTGCCGTAAAGAAGGCCTTGGCTCCTACAGTGgccaggaaggccaaaaaggacCGCTCCTCAGACAGCAGGGAGGAGGAAGTGTCAG CAGTCCCTGTGAAGTCTACCCCAGCAAAGACTGTGACCCCTaaacctgctgctgctgctaagaAGGCCGAGTCCAGCTCTGAGAGCTCAG ACTCTAGCTCTGAAGATGAAGAAGCAAAAAAGGCCCCGGCTAAGGCTGCCCCGGCTAAGGCTGCCCCGGCTAAGGCTGCCCCGGCTAAGGCTGCCCCGGCTAAGGCTGCCCCGGCAGAAGATTCTTCCTCGGACTCGAGCTcagaggatgaagaagaggtgACAGTGAAAGTGGCACCAGCTAAGGCGACTCCTACGGGGACCCCAGGCAAGGCTGCAGAATCCTCCTCTGACTCAAGCTCAGAAGATGAGAAAGAAGCTAAGAAGCCTGTTGCCAAGGCCACTCCTGCCAAGGCCACTCCTGCCAAGGCCACTCCTGCCAAGGCCGCCCCTGCTAAGAAAGCCGACTCGTCAAGCTCAG ACTCTGACAGCAGCTCTGAGGACGAGGCCCCTGCC AAACCTGCCACAGCTACCAAGAAACCTGCAGCAGCTACCAATAAACCTGCCACAGCTACCAAGAAACCTGCAGCGACCCCCAAGGTCCCAGCCAAGGCTGCTGCAGCTACCAAGAAACATGCAGCGACCCCCAAGGTCCCAGCCAAGGCTGCTGCAGAAAGCAGCTCGGACTCCGactcttcatctgaagatgagGCTCCAGCTAAGAAGGCTACCCCGGCCCCTGTTACTAAACCAGCCTCCAAACCAGCCTCCCCAGTTGTTAAACCAGCTGCTGCAGAAAGCAGCTCGGACTCCGACTCTTCTGAAGATGAGGCTCCAGCTAAGAAGGCTACCCCGGCCCCTGTTTCTAAACCAGCCTCTAAACCAGCTTCCAAACCAGCCTCCAAACCAGCCTCCCCAGTTGTTAAACCAGCTGCTGCAGAAAGCAGCTCGGACTCCGactcttcatctgaagatgagGCTCCAGCTAAGAAGGCTACCCCGGCCCCTGTTTCTAAACCAGCCTCTAAACCAGCTTCCAAACCAGCCTCCAACCCAGCCACCCCAGTTGTTAAACCAGCTGCTGCAGAAAGCAGCTCGGACTCCGACTCTTCTGAAGATGAGGCTCCAGCTAAGAAGGCTACCCCGGCCCCTGTTTCTAAACCAGCCTCTAAACCAGCTTCCAAACCAGCCTCCCCAGTTGTTAAACCAGCTGCTGCAGAAAGCAGCTCGGACTCCGACTCTTCTGAAGATGAGGCTCCAGCTAAGAAGGCTACCCCGGCCCCTGTTACTAAACCAGCCTCTAAACCAGCCTCTAAACCAGCCTCCAAACCAGCCACCCCCGTGGTGAACAAACTAGCCCCAACCAAGGCCGTAGCCGAGAGCAGCTCCGATTCTGACAGCGACAGCTCGGAGGACGAGGTCGCTGCAGCCAAGAAGACCACCAAACCTACAGCCGCAGCCAAGACTCCTGCTTCAGCCAAGACTCCTGCTTCAGCCAAGACTCCTGCTTCAGCCAAGACTCCTGCTTCAGCCAAGACTCCTGCTTCAGCCAAGACTCCTGCTTCAGCCAAAGCTGCAGAGTCCAGCAGCAGTGATGACAGCTctagtgatgaggaagagg CCTCGACTAAGAAGGCAGCTACCCCAGCCTCGACTAAGGCAGCTACCCCAGCCTCGACTAAGAAGGCAGCTACCCCAGCCTCGACTAAGAAGGCAGCTACCCCAGCCTCAACTAAGAAGGCAGCTACACCTAAAGCCTCCTCCACCCCTGCTGCCAAGGCAACAACACCGGCTAAGGCTGCCGAGTCGTCATCGTCCCAGGACAGTAGctctgaggaagaggaggcgAAAGCACCGGCAGCAGTCACCACTCCCATCACTAACG gcAAGAGAAAGGGGGATGGAGAAGACTCGTCTtctgagagggaggaggaggaggaggaggaggaggaggaagtaacGACGCCTAAAAACCAGAAAGTATTACCAGCACCACAGACTTACCCCAAAGTCTCTAAGAAG ATCAATGTACCTTTCCGTAGAATAGTAGAGGAGGAAATTGAAGTGGACAACCGTCTGGCCGACAACTCCTTCGATGCCAAG CGCGGGTCGGATGGAGACTGGGGCCAGAGGGCCAATGACGTGCTCCGCTTCACCAAGGGAAAGTCCTTCCGTCACGAGAAGACCAAGAAGAAGAGGGGAAGCTACCGCGGAGGAGCCATCTCCCAGTCCGTCAACTCCATCAGGTTCGACAGCGACTGA
- the LOC110499507 gene encoding nucleolar and coiled-body phosphoprotein 1 isoform X4, whose amino-acid sequence MAEQNSVPSDLYKHVYSFLLENKFTKAAQHFIKQAKVPPQNEKHDAGLLDIFNFWVKSPESKKRKALPNGPGTSDRPSAKKAKTAESSSEESSSEEEEAAAPAKATPTATAAESSSSDGSSDEEAAAKKPAAAKASVKTPVAAAAKAPVKTPVAAAARKKDSSSSSESSEDEAPAKSPVAKGKAAAATPKAGTTAKAAAQKKAETSSSEDSSSEDEAPAKTPPAKTPGPVKTPPAKTPAKAAESSSDDSSSDEEETPPSKKAKPGEYSAVPPPGAAVKKALAPTVARKAKKDRSSDSREEEVSAVPVKSTPAKTVTPKPAAAAKKAESSSESSDSSSEDEEAKKAPAKAAPAKAAPAKAAPAKAAPAKAAPAEDSSSDSSSEDEEEVTVKVAPAKATPTGTPGKAAESSSDSSSEDEKEAKKPVAKATPAKATPAKATPAKAAPAKKADSSSSDSDSSSEDEAPAKPATATKKPATATKKPATATKKPAAATNKPATATKKPAATPKVPAKAAAATKKHAATPKVPAKAAAESSSDSDSSSEDEAPAKKATPAPVTKPASKPASPVVKPAAAESSSDSDSSEDEAPAKKATPAPVSKPASKPASKPASKPASPVVKPAAAESSSDSDSSSEDEAPAKKATPAPVSKPASKPASKPASNPATPVVKPAAAESSSDSDSSEDEAPAKKATPAPVSKPASKPASKPASPVVKPAAAESSSDSDSSEDEAPAKKATPAPVTKPASKPASKPASKPATPVVNKLAPTKAVAESSSDSDSDSSEDEVAAAKKTTKPTAAAKTPASAKTPASAKTPASAKTPASAKTPASAKTPASAKAAESSSSDDSSSDEEEASTKKAATPASTKAATPASTKKAATPASTKKAATPASTKKAATPKASSTPAAKATTPAKAAESSSSQDSSSEEEEAKAPAAVTTPITNGKRKGDGEDSSSEREEEEEEEEEEVTTPKNQKVLPAPQTYPKVSKKINVPFRRIVEEEIEVDNRLADNSFDAKRGSDGDWGQRANDVLRFTKGKSFRHEKTKKKRGSYRGGAISQSVNSIRFDSD is encoded by the exons ATGGCAGAACAAAATTCAGTGCCGAGTGATCTTTACAAGCATGTATATTCATTTCTACTAGAGAACAAGTTTACCAAGGCTGCTCAACACTTCATCAAACAAGCTAAAGTG CCACCCCAGAATGAGAAACACGATGCCGGTCTGCTTGACATATTCAACTTCTGGGTGAA GTCTCCTGAATCTAAGAAACGGAAGGCGCTGCCCAACGGTCCTGGAACAAGTGACAGGCCGTCTGCTAAGAAGGCAAAGACTGCGGAGAGCTCCAGTGAGGAGTCGagcagtgaggaggaggaagctGCGGCGCCTGCCAAGGCCACACCCACAG CTACGGCGGCCGAGTCCAGCAGCAGCGACGGGTCCAGCGACGAGGAGGCCGCAGCGAAG AAGC CTGCAGCAGCCAAAGCCTCAGTGAAGACCCCTGTCGCTGCAGCAGCCAAAGCCCCAGTGAAGACCCCTGTCGCTGCAGCAGCCAGGAAAAAGGACTCCAGCTCGAGCAGTGAGTCATCTGAAGATGAGGCTCCAGCTAAATCCCCTGTGGCTA aaggaaaagctgcaGCCGCGACCCCTAAGGCAGGGACGACCGCCAAAGCAGCAGCTCAGAAGAAGGCTGAGACCAGCAGCAGTGAGGACAGCTCCAGTGAAGACGAAGCTCCCGCTAAG ACCCCTCCGGCTAAGACCCCTGGTCCCGTCAAGACCCCTCCAGCTAAGACCCCTGCTAAGGCAGCCGAGTCTAGCAGCGATGACTcttcttcagatgaagaggagactCCTCCCAGCAAGAAGGCCAAACCAG gtgaataCAGTGCAGTTCCACCCCCTGGAGCTGCCGTAAAGAAGGCCTTGGCTCCTACAGTGgccaggaaggccaaaaaggacCGCTCCTCAGACAGCAGGGAGGAGGAAGTGTCAG CAGTCCCTGTGAAGTCTACCCCAGCAAAGACTGTGACCCCTaaacctgctgctgctgctaagaAGGCCGAGTCCAGCTCTGAGAGCTCAG ACTCTAGCTCTGAAGATGAAGAAGCAAAAAAGGCCCCGGCTAAGGCTGCCCCGGCTAAGGCTGCCCCGGCTAAGGCTGCCCCGGCTAAGGCTGCCCCGGCTAAGGCTGCCCCGGCAGAAGATTCTTCCTCGGACTCGAGCTcagaggatgaagaagaggtgACAGTGAAAGTGGCACCAGCTAAGGCGACTCCTACGGGGACCCCAGGCAAGGCTGCAGAATCCTCCTCTGACTCAAGCTCAGAAGATGAGAAAGAAGCTAAGAAGCCTGTTGCCAAGGCCACTCCTGCCAAGGCCACTCCTGCCAAGGCCACTCCTGCCAAGGCCGCCCCTGCTAAGAAAGCCGACTCGTCAAGCTCAG ACTCTGACAGCAGCTCTGAGGACGAGGCCCCTGCCAAACCTGCCACAGCTACCAAGAAACCTGCCACAGCTACCAAGAAACCTGCCACAGCTACCAAGAAACCTGCAGCAGCTACCAATAAACCTGCCACAGCTACCAAGAAACCTGCAGCGACCCCCAAGGTCCCAGCCAAGGCTGCTGCAGCTACCAAGAAACATGCAGCGACCCCCAAGGTCCCAGCCAAGGCTGCTGCAGAAAGCAGCTCGGACTCCGactcttcatctgaagatgagGCTCCAGCTAAGAAGGCTACCCCGGCCCCTGTTACTAAACCAGCCTCCAAACCAGCCTCCCCAGTTGTTAAACCAGCTGCTGCAGAAAGCAGCTCGGACTCCGACTCTTCTGAAGATGAGGCTCCAGCTAAGAAGGCTACCCCGGCCCCTGTTTCTAAACCAGCCTCTAAACCAGCTTCCAAACCAGCCTCCAAACCAGCCTCCCCAGTTGTTAAACCAGCTGCTGCAGAAAGCAGCTCGGACTCCGactcttcatctgaagatgagGCTCCAGCTAAGAAGGCTACCCCGGCCCCTGTTTCTAAACCAGCCTCTAAACCAGCTTCCAAACCAGCCTCCAACCCAGCCACCCCAGTTGTTAAACCAGCTGCTGCAGAAAGCAGCTCGGACTCCGACTCTTCTGAAGATGAGGCTCCAGCTAAGAAGGCTACCCCGGCCCCTGTTTCTAAACCAGCCTCTAAACCAGCTTCCAAACCAGCCTCCCCAGTTGTTAAACCAGCTGCTGCAGAAAGCAGCTCGGACTCCGACTCTTCTGAAGATGAGGCTCCAGCTAAGAAGGCTACCCCGGCCCCTGTTACTAAACCAGCCTCTAAACCAGCCTCTAAACCAGCCTCCAAACCAGCCACCCCCGTGGTGAACAAACTAGCCCCAACCAAGGCCGTAGCCGAGAGCAGCTCCGATTCTGACAGCGACAGCTCGGAGGACGAGGTCGCTGCAGCCAAGAAGACCACCAAACCTACAGCCGCAGCCAAGACTCCTGCTTCAGCCAAGACTCCTGCTTCAGCCAAGACTCCTGCTTCAGCCAAGACTCCTGCTTCAGCCAAGACTCCTGCTTCAGCCAAGACTCCTGCTTCAGCCAAAGCTGCAGAGTCCAGCAGCAGTGATGACAGCTctagtgatgaggaagagg CCTCGACTAAGAAGGCAGCTACCCCAGCCTCGACTAAGGCAGCTACCCCAGCCTCGACTAAGAAGGCAGCTACCCCAGCCTCGACTAAGAAGGCAGCTACCCCAGCCTCAACTAAGAAGGCAGCTACACCTAAAGCCTCCTCCACCCCTGCTGCCAAGGCAACAACACCGGCTAAGGCTGCCGAGTCGTCATCGTCCCAGGACAGTAGctctgaggaagaggaggcgAAAGCACCGGCAGCAGTCACCACTCCCATCACTAACG gcAAGAGAAAGGGGGATGGAGAAGACTCGTCTtctgagagggaggaggaggaggaggaggaggaggaggaagtaacGACGCCTAAAAACCAGAAAGTATTACCAGCACCACAGACTTACCCCAAAGTCTCTAAGAAG ATCAATGTACCTTTCCGTAGAATAGTAGAGGAGGAAATTGAAGTGGACAACCGTCTGGCCGACAACTCCTTCGATGCCAAG CGCGGGTCGGATGGAGACTGGGGCCAGAGGGCCAATGACGTGCTCCGCTTCACCAAGGGAAAGTCCTTCCGTCACGAGAAGACCAAGAAGAAGAGGGGAAGCTACCGCGGAGGAGCCATCTCCCAGTCCGTCAACTCCATCAGGTTCGACAGCGACTGA
- the LOC110499507 gene encoding nucleolar and coiled-body phosphoprotein 1 isoform X12: MAEQNSVPSDLYKHVYSFLLENKFTKAAQHFIKQAKVPPQNEKHDAGLLDIFNFWVKSPESKKRKALPNGPGTSDRPSAKKAKTAESSSEESSSEEEEAAAPAKATPTATAAESSSSDGSSDEEAAAKKPAAAKAPVKTPVAAAAKASVKTPVAAAAKAPVKTPVAAAARKKDSSSSSESSEDEAPAKSPVAKGKAAAATPKAGTTAKAAAQKKAETSSSEDSSSEDEAPAKTPPAKTPGPVKTPPAKTPAKAAESSSDDSSSDEEETPPSKKAKPGEYSAVPPPGAAVKKALAPTVARKAKKDRSSDSREEEVSAVPVKSTPAKTVTPKPAAAAKKAESSSESSDSSSEDEEAKKAPAKAAPAKAAPAKAAPAKAAPAKAAPAEDSSSDSSSEDEEEVTVKVAPAKATPTGTPGKAAESSSDSSSEDEKEAKKPVAKATPAKATPAKATPAKAAPAKKADSSSSDSDSSSEDEAPAKPATATKKPATATKKPATATKKPAAATNKPATATKKPAATPKVPAKAAAATKKHAATPKVPAKAAAESSSDSDSSSEDEAPAKKATPAPVTKPASKPASPVVKPAAAESSSDSDSSEDEAPAKKATPAPVSKPASKPASKPASKPASPVVKPAAAESSSDSDSSSEDEAPAKKATPAPVSKPASKPASKPASNPATPVVKPAAAESSSDSDSSEDEAPAKKATPAPVSKPASKPASKPATPVVNKLAPTKAVAESSSDSDSDSSEDEVAAAKKTTKPTAAAKTPASAKTPASAKTPASAKTPASAKTPASAKTPASAKAAESSSSDDSSSDEEEASTKKAATPASTKAATPASTKKAATPASTKKAATPASTKKAATPKASSTPAAKATTPAKAAESSSSQDSSSEEEEAKAPAAVTTPITNGKRKGDGEDSSSEREEEEEEEEEEVTTPKNQKVLPAPQTYPKVSKKINVPFRRIVEEEIEVDNRLADNSFDAKRGSDGDWGQRANDVLRFTKGKSFRHEKTKKKRGSYRGGAISQSVNSIRFDSD; this comes from the exons ATGGCAGAACAAAATTCAGTGCCGAGTGATCTTTACAAGCATGTATATTCATTTCTACTAGAGAACAAGTTTACCAAGGCTGCTCAACACTTCATCAAACAAGCTAAAGTG CCACCCCAGAATGAGAAACACGATGCCGGTCTGCTTGACATATTCAACTTCTGGGTGAA GTCTCCTGAATCTAAGAAACGGAAGGCGCTGCCCAACGGTCCTGGAACAAGTGACAGGCCGTCTGCTAAGAAGGCAAAGACTGCGGAGAGCTCCAGTGAGGAGTCGagcagtgaggaggaggaagctGCGGCGCCTGCCAAGGCCACACCCACAG CTACGGCGGCCGAGTCCAGCAGCAGCGACGGGTCCAGCGACGAGGAGGCCGCAGCGAAG AAGCCTGCAGCAGCCAAAGCCCCAGTGAAGACCCCTGTCGCTGCAGCAGCCAAAGCCTCAGTGAAGACCCCTGTCGCTGCAGCAGCCAAAGCCCCAGTGAAGACCCCTGTCGCTGCAGCAGCCAGGAAAAAGGACTCCAGCTCGAGCAGTGAGTCATCTGAAGATGAGGCTCCAGCTAAATCCCCTGTGGCTA aaggaaaagctgcaGCCGCGACCCCTAAGGCAGGGACGACCGCCAAAGCAGCAGCTCAGAAGAAGGCTGAGACCAGCAGCAGTGAGGACAGCTCCAGTGAAGACGAAGCTCCCGCTAAG ACCCCTCCGGCTAAGACCCCTGGTCCCGTCAAGACCCCTCCAGCTAAGACCCCTGCTAAGGCAGCCGAGTCTAGCAGCGATGACTcttcttcagatgaagaggagactCCTCCCAGCAAGAAGGCCAAACCAG gtgaataCAGTGCAGTTCCACCCCCTGGAGCTGCCGTAAAGAAGGCCTTGGCTCCTACAGTGgccaggaaggccaaaaaggacCGCTCCTCAGACAGCAGGGAGGAGGAAGTGTCAG CAGTCCCTGTGAAGTCTACCCCAGCAAAGACTGTGACCCCTaaacctgctgctgctgctaagaAGGCCGAGTCCAGCTCTGAGAGCTCAG ACTCTAGCTCTGAAGATGAAGAAGCAAAAAAGGCCCCGGCTAAGGCTGCCCCGGCTAAGGCTGCCCCGGCTAAGGCTGCCCCGGCTAAGGCTGCCCCGGCTAAGGCTGCCCCGGCAGAAGATTCTTCCTCGGACTCGAGCTcagaggatgaagaagaggtgACAGTGAAAGTGGCACCAGCTAAGGCGACTCCTACGGGGACCCCAGGCAAGGCTGCAGAATCCTCCTCTGACTCAAGCTCAGAAGATGAGAAAGAAGCTAAGAAGCCTGTTGCCAAGGCCACTCCTGCCAAGGCCACTCCTGCCAAGGCCACTCCTGCCAAGGCCGCCCCTGCTAAGAAAGCCGACTCGTCAAGCTCAG ACTCTGACAGCAGCTCTGAGGACGAGGCCCCTGCCAAACCTGCCACAGCTACCAAGAAACCTGCCACAGCTACCAAGAAACCTGCCACAGCTACCAAGAAACCTGCAGCAGCTACCAATAAACCTGCCACAGCTACCAAGAAACCTGCAGCGACCCCCAAGGTCCCAGCCAAGGCTGCTGCAGCTACCAAGAAACATGCAGCGACCCCCAAGGTCCCAGCCAAGGCTGCTGCAGAAAGCAGCTCGGACTCCGactcttcatctgaagatgagGCTCCAGCTAAGAAGGCTACCCCGGCCCCTGTTACTAAACCAGCCTCCAAACCAGCCTCCCCAGTTGTTAAACCAGCTGCTGCAGAAAGCAGCTCGGACTCCGACTCTTCTGAAGATGAGGCTCCAGCTAAGAAGGCTACCCCGGCCCCTGTTTCTAAACCAGCCTCTAAACCAGCTTCCAAACCAGCCTCCAAACCAGCCTCCCCAGTTGTTAAACCAGCTGCTGCAGAAAGCAGCTCGGACTCCGactcttcatctgaagatgagGCTCCAGCTAAGAAGGCTACCCCGGCCCCTGTTTCTAAACCAGCCTCTAAACCAGCTTCCAAACCAGCCTCCAACCCAGCCACCCCAGTTGTTAAACCAGCTGCTGCAGAAAGCAGCTCGGACTCCGACTCTTCTGAAGATGAGGCTCCAGCTAAGAAGGCTACCCCGGCCCCTGTTTCTAAACCAGCCTCTAAAC CAGCCTCCAAACCAGCCACCCCCGTGGTGAACAAACTAGCCCCAACCAAGGCCGTAGCCGAGAGCAGCTCCGATTCTGACAGCGACAGCTCGGAGGACGAGGTCGCTGCAGCCAAGAAGACCACCAAACCTACAGCCGCAGCCAAGACTCCTGCTTCAGCCAAGACTCCTGCTTCAGCCAAGACTCCTGCTTCAGCCAAGACTCCTGCTTCAGCCAAGACTCCTGCTTCAGCCAAGACTCCTGCTTCAGCCAAAGCTGCAGAGTCCAGCAGCAGTGATGACAGCTctagtgatgaggaagagg CCTCGACTAAGAAGGCAGCTACCCCAGCCTCGACTAAGGCAGCTACCCCAGCCTCGACTAAGAAGGCAGCTACCCCAGCCTCGACTAAGAAGGCAGCTACCCCAGCCTCAACTAAGAAGGCAGCTACACCTAAAGCCTCCTCCACCCCTGCTGCCAAGGCAACAACACCGGCTAAGGCTGCCGAGTCGTCATCGTCCCAGGACAGTAGctctgaggaagaggaggcgAAAGCACCGGCAGCAGTCACCACTCCCATCACTAACG gcAAGAGAAAGGGGGATGGAGAAGACTCGTCTtctgagagggaggaggaggaggaggaggaggaggaggaagtaacGACGCCTAAAAACCAGAAAGTATTACCAGCACCACAGACTTACCCCAAAGTCTCTAAGAAG ATCAATGTACCTTTCCGTAGAATAGTAGAGGAGGAAATTGAAGTGGACAACCGTCTGGCCGACAACTCCTTCGATGCCAAG CGCGGGTCGGATGGAGACTGGGGCCAGAGGGCCAATGACGTGCTCCGCTTCACCAAGGGAAAGTCCTTCCGTCACGAGAAGACCAAGAAGAAGAGGGGAAGCTACCGCGGAGGAGCCATCTCCCAGTCCGTCAACTCCATCAGGTTCGACAGCGACTGA